From a single Paraburkholderia sp. FT54 genomic region:
- the treY gene encoding malto-oligosyltrehalose synthase: MTVPRSTLRLQFHRGFTFDDAAKHVDYFAALGISHVYASPITTAEPGSMHGYDTVDYTQVSAECGGEAALKRLVDKLRAHDMGLIIDTVPNHMGVGGASNAWWLDILEWGRHSAYARHFDVDWHSPDPALRGKVLLPTLGAPYGEELAAGRIALNFAADIGRFYIGYGPHVFPVCPTDYASILQSADRPDLNALAERFHGLTTQPTDHPRAAEGRDMLREFVAQNGGSPIEIALRAYAPDDPAARDRLHRLIERQHFRLAWWRTASDEVNWRRFFDISTLAGVRVERPEVFEAVHALPFRLYQEGVVDGLRIDHVDGLAEPREYCQRLRQRLTELRDTAPYVVVEKILGRGEPLRDDWPVDGTTGYDFMSDVGALLHDPAGADPLAQTWAELTGRSPRFADEALAARRKILAENLSAELDRAARALHRIARDSLTTRDFTFTTLRRVLTELVVHFPVYRIYPQNGLRSAADNVYFEQALEGARHTLSRADLVALDRVNAWLGGTAEEAPTGRTGAPPQQGQNGAPPSHAGSARRTAQTLFSQLSAPVAAKAVEDTACYRYGRLLSRNEVGSDPGEFALSVEQFHAGNLERSQRFPHAMLATATHDHKRGEDVRARLAVLSEIAQDWSATLRAWSTLNAPHRRALDGTPISSVGQDTSYDWAPGPAAEAMLYQTLVGCWPPDLQPDDEAGVKELAERVAQWQLKALREAKLQTNWLAPDEAYEAGCRDFLFDILAPQRRDGFLKELSAFVARIGRAGALNSLQQTVLRLASPGIPDLYQGTELWDFSLVDPDNRRPVDFAKREAWLVQTPPSEFLPNWRDGRVKLAVVQRVLALRAHLPELLSQSAYLPLAVRGKHASNVIAFARRHGNAWAVVVASRLAAGLLGDQNDLPMVDPAKWADTALEMPSDLSARALFDWLSPAAPKVDENGLLYLRDALGAMPIALLVEDGVPRS; this comes from the coding sequence ATGACCGTCCCGCGCTCCACGCTTCGCCTCCAGTTCCATCGAGGCTTCACCTTCGACGATGCCGCGAAGCACGTCGACTACTTCGCCGCGCTCGGCATCAGCCACGTGTACGCGTCGCCCATCACGACGGCCGAGCCGGGTTCGATGCACGGCTACGACACCGTCGACTACACCCAGGTCAGCGCCGAATGCGGCGGCGAAGCGGCCCTGAAGCGCCTCGTCGACAAACTGCGCGCGCATGACATGGGGCTGATCATCGACACGGTGCCGAACCATATGGGTGTGGGCGGCGCCAGCAACGCGTGGTGGCTCGATATCCTCGAATGGGGACGTCACAGCGCCTATGCGCGCCATTTCGACGTGGACTGGCATTCGCCCGACCCGGCCTTGCGCGGCAAGGTGCTGCTGCCCACGCTCGGTGCGCCATATGGCGAGGAACTCGCGGCGGGCCGCATCGCGCTGAATTTCGCCGCCGACATCGGGCGTTTTTATATCGGCTACGGCCCGCACGTGTTTCCGGTGTGCCCGACCGATTACGCGTCGATCCTGCAAAGCGCCGACCGCCCCGATCTCAACGCCCTCGCCGAGCGCTTCCACGGGCTCACGACGCAGCCCACCGATCATCCGCGCGCCGCCGAAGGCCGTGACATGCTGCGCGAGTTCGTCGCGCAAAACGGTGGCTCGCCGATCGAGATCGCGCTGCGGGCGTACGCGCCTGACGACCCGGCGGCGCGTGATCGCCTGCATCGGCTGATCGAACGGCAACACTTCCGCCTCGCGTGGTGGCGCACCGCGTCCGACGAAGTGAACTGGCGGCGTTTCTTCGACATCTCGACGCTCGCCGGCGTGCGTGTGGAACGGCCCGAAGTGTTCGAGGCCGTGCATGCGCTGCCTTTCCGTCTGTACCAGGAAGGCGTGGTGGACGGCCTGCGGATCGATCATGTCGACGGCCTCGCCGAGCCGCGTGAATACTGTCAGCGTTTGCGGCAGCGTCTCACGGAACTGCGCGACACCGCGCCGTATGTGGTGGTCGAGAAGATTCTCGGCCGCGGTGAACCGCTGCGCGACGATTGGCCCGTGGACGGCACCACCGGCTACGATTTCATGAGCGACGTCGGCGCGCTGCTGCACGATCCGGCCGGCGCCGACCCGCTCGCGCAAACGTGGGCCGAACTGACCGGACGCAGCCCGCGCTTTGCCGACGAAGCCCTGGCTGCGCGCCGCAAGATTCTCGCGGAAAACCTCTCGGCGGAACTCGACCGCGCGGCGCGTGCGTTGCATCGCATTGCCCGCGATTCGCTGACCACGCGCGATTTCACGTTCACCACGCTGCGGCGTGTGCTGACCGAACTGGTCGTGCATTTTCCGGTGTATCGAATCTATCCGCAGAACGGTTTGCGCAGCGCGGCGGATAACGTTTATTTCGAGCAGGCTTTAGAAGGCGCGAGACACACGCTTTCGCGCGCGGACCTTGTCGCGCTCGATCGCGTGAACGCGTGGCTCGGCGGCACCGCCGAAGAAGCGCCAACGGGACGAACCGGTGCGCCGCCGCAGCAAGGCCAGAACGGCGCGCCGCCGAGCCATGCCGGTTCCGCGCGACGCACCGCGCAGACGCTGTTTTCACAGTTGAGCGCGCCGGTCGCCGCGAAGGCGGTCGAGGACACGGCGTGCTATCGCTATGGCCGGCTGTTGTCGCGCAATGAAGTCGGCTCGGACCCAGGCGAGTTCGCGTTATCGGTCGAGCAGTTTCATGCGGGCAACCTGGAGCGCTCGCAGCGCTTCCCTCACGCCATGCTCGCGACGGCCACGCACGATCACAAACGTGGCGAGGACGTGCGCGCGCGGCTCGCTGTGTTGAGCGAGATCGCGCAAGACTGGAGCGCGACGTTGCGCGCCTGGTCCACGTTGAATGCGCCGCATCGTCGTGCGCTCGACGGCACGCCGATCAGCAGCGTCGGCCAGGACACGAGTTACGACTGGGCGCCCGGCCCCGCCGCCGAAGCGATGCTCTATCAGACGCTGGTGGGCTGCTGGCCGCCCGATCTGCAACCGGACGACGAAGCCGGCGTGAAGGAACTGGCCGAACGCGTCGCGCAATGGCAGTTGAAGGCATTGCGCGAAGCCAAACTGCAAACCAACTGGCTCGCGCCTGACGAAGCGTACGAAGCCGGCTGCCGCGATTTCCTGTTCGACATTCTGGCGCCGCAGCGGCGCGATGGCTTCCTGAAGGAGTTGTCGGCGTTCGTCGCACGAATCGGCCGCGCCGGCGCGCTCAATAGCTTGCAACAGACCGTGTTGCGGCTGGCATCGCCTGGGATTCCAGATCTTTATCAGGGCACCGAGTTGTGGGACTTCAGTCTGGTCGATCCGGACAACCGCCGGCCCGTCGATTTCGCCAAACGTGAGGCGTGGCTCGTGCAGACCCCGCCGTCGGAATTCCTGCCGAACTGGCGCGATGGACGCGTGAAGCTCGCGGTGGTGCAGCGCGTGCTCGCATTGCGGGCGCATTTGCCGGAATTGCTGAGTCAAAGCGCGTATCTGCCGCTTGCCGTGCGCGGTAAGCACGCGTCGAATGTGATCGCGTTTGCGCGGCGGCATGGCAATGCGTGGGCAGTGGTGGTGGCGAGCCGGCTCGCGGCGGGCTTGCTCGGCGACCAAAACGATCTGCCGATGGTCGATCCCGCGAAATGGGCGGACACGGCGCTGGAAATGCCGTCCGATCTGTCCGCGAGGGCGCTGTTCGACTGGCTGAGTCCTGCTGCGCCGAAGGTCGATGAAAACGGCCTGCTGTATCTGCGCGATGCGTTGGGCGCAATGCCGATCGCACTGCTAGTGGAGGACGGCGTGCCACGCAGTTGA
- the treZ gene encoding malto-oligosyltrehalose trehalohydrolase, translated as MSESPIDPHAHHHAHCLPFGAQLLGATGTKPRTRFRFWAPSCQHVQVEIENGPAQGAHDMTPAGNGWFEASVDGGAGTLYRFRLDGEHAVPDPASRFQPQDVHGPSEVIDPRAYRWEHTTWHGRPWEETVLYELHVGAMGGYAGVRKRLPELAALGVTAIELMPLNDFPGKHNWGYDGVLPYAPDSAYGRPEELKALVDAAHGLGLMVFLDVVYNHFGPDGNYLHEYARSFFREGTHTPWGPAIDFARSEVSDFFTDNAVYWINEYRLDGLRFDAVHAIDNHAWLRDLSVHIRAKVQHGRHVHLVLENEHNSASLLETHFDAQWNDDAHNTLHVLLTGESEGYYHAYEDQPIQRLARVLSEGFAYQGDPSPIHDGAPRGEASGHLPPTSFVMFLQNHDQIGNRAFGERLRKLTSDDALRAATGLLLLSPQIPLLFMDEEYGSTQPFLFFTDYTGDLADAVREGRRREFARFSSFTDEKRRAQIPDPNDVKTFAASSPPAAHEVPKQDSDEAKDRLDWMHFYKSALAVRAKLITPRLPHSKSCGVTVLTAANGGDANALIARWKLCDGETLSVALNLSKENVACNEIPAGKVIFETPPRVREQIDVKVLPAYAFVAWVTGDVSDYAIGHDARIAGQQERHA; from the coding sequence ATGTCCGAAAGTCCGATTGATCCTCATGCGCATCATCACGCGCATTGTTTGCCGTTCGGCGCGCAGTTGCTAGGCGCGACGGGCACGAAACCGCGCACGCGGTTTCGCTTTTGGGCGCCTTCCTGCCAGCACGTTCAGGTGGAAATCGAAAACGGACCCGCCCAAGGCGCGCACGACATGACGCCTGCCGGCAACGGCTGGTTCGAAGCGAGCGTCGACGGCGGCGCGGGCACGCTGTACCGCTTCCGGCTGGACGGCGAGCACGCGGTGCCCGATCCGGCGTCGCGCTTCCAGCCGCAAGACGTGCACGGGCCGAGCGAAGTCATCGACCCGCGCGCGTACCGTTGGGAGCACACGACCTGGCATGGCCGGCCTTGGGAAGAAACGGTGTTGTACGAGTTGCACGTCGGCGCAATGGGCGGTTATGCGGGCGTGCGCAAGCGCCTGCCGGAACTCGCCGCGCTCGGCGTCACGGCCATCGAGTTGATGCCGCTGAACGACTTTCCCGGCAAGCACAATTGGGGCTATGACGGCGTGTTGCCGTATGCGCCCGACTCCGCTTACGGCCGGCCGGAAGAACTTAAGGCGCTGGTCGATGCCGCGCACGGTCTCGGCCTCATGGTGTTTCTCGATGTGGTCTACAACCACTTCGGCCCGGACGGCAATTATCTGCACGAATACGCCCGCTCGTTTTTCCGCGAAGGCACGCACACGCCGTGGGGCCCGGCGATCGATTTCGCGCGCAGTGAAGTGAGCGACTTCTTCACGGATAACGCCGTCTACTGGATCAACGAATACCGGCTCGACGGGCTGCGTTTCGATGCGGTGCATGCCATCGACAACCATGCGTGGCTGCGCGATTTGTCCGTCCATATTCGCGCGAAAGTGCAGCATGGCCGGCATGTGCATCTGGTGCTGGAAAACGAGCACAACAGCGCGAGCCTGCTGGAAACGCATTTCGACGCGCAGTGGAACGACGACGCGCACAACACCTTGCACGTGCTGCTGACCGGCGAATCGGAAGGCTACTACCACGCGTACGAAGATCAGCCGATTCAGCGTCTCGCGCGCGTGCTGTCGGAAGGTTTCGCGTATCAGGGCGACCCGTCGCCGATTCACGACGGCGCGCCGCGCGGCGAAGCGAGCGGGCATCTGCCGCCCACGTCTTTCGTGATGTTCCTGCAGAACCACGATCAGATCGGCAATCGCGCGTTCGGCGAGCGTCTGCGCAAACTGACCTCGGACGATGCGTTGCGTGCCGCCACCGGTCTGCTGCTGTTGTCGCCGCAAATTCCGCTGCTCTTCATGGACGAGGAATACGGCTCGACGCAACCGTTCCTGTTTTTCACCGACTACACCGGCGATCTCGCCGACGCGGTCCGCGAGGGGCGGCGCCGCGAATTCGCACGCTTCTCGTCGTTCACCGATGAGAAACGCCGCGCGCAGATTCCCGATCCGAACGACGTGAAGACGTTCGCGGCATCGTCGCCGCCGGCGGCGCACGAAGTGCCGAAGCAGGACAGCGATGAAGCGAAAGACCGCCTCGACTGGATGCATTTCTACAAATCCGCGCTGGCCGTGCGCGCCAAGCTGATCACGCCGCGCCTGCCACATAGCAAGTCGTGCGGCGTGACCGTGCTGACCGCGGCGAACGGCGGCGACGCCAATGCGCTAATTGCGCGCTGGAAACTCTGTGACGGTGAGACGTTGTCGGTCGCGTTGAATCTCTCGAAAGAGAACGTGGCGTGCAACGAAATTCCCGCTGGCAAAGTGATTTTCGAAACGCCGCCGCGCGTGCGCGAACAGATCGACGTCAAGGTGCTGCCGGCATACGCGTTCGTCGCGTGGGTGACCGGCGACGTCAGCGACTATGCCATCGGCCACGATGCCCGCATCGCTGGACAACAGGAGCGCCACGCGTGA
- a CDS encoding sulfite exporter TauE/SafE family protein, translating into MGYLLVLCVGLLAGTLSGVVGTGSSMMLMPVLVMLFGPQQAVPIMAIAAIMGNFGKVLAWWREIDWRACGAYCVTAVPGAALGVRTLLALPPHAVEIALGLFFVAMVPTRRWLARRDIKFSLWQLSLIGGVVGFLTGIVVSTGPITVPVFMSYGLVKGAFLATEAAGSLTVYAAKVAVFNHFGALPLHVVIDGLITGSALMIGSFAARSIVIRMSPSTFKLVVDGLMLSSGLSLLWAAGR; encoded by the coding sequence ATGGGATATCTGTTGGTGCTGTGCGTCGGGTTGCTGGCCGGCACGTTGAGCGGCGTGGTCGGCACCGGCTCGTCGATGATGCTGATGCCTGTGCTCGTCATGCTGTTCGGTCCGCAGCAGGCGGTGCCGATCATGGCGATTGCCGCGATCATGGGCAACTTCGGCAAAGTGCTCGCCTGGTGGCGCGAAATCGATTGGCGGGCATGCGGCGCCTACTGCGTGACCGCCGTGCCGGGCGCGGCGCTGGGTGTGCGGACGCTGCTTGCCTTGCCGCCGCATGCCGTCGAAATTGCGTTGGGTCTGTTCTTCGTCGCAATGGTGCCCACGCGGCGCTGGCTCGCGCGCCGGGACATCAAGTTCTCTTTGTGGCAACTTTCGCTGATCGGCGGCGTGGTGGGTTTTCTCACCGGGATTGTCGTGTCGACCGGACCGATCACGGTGCCCGTGTTCATGTCCTATGGCCTCGTAAAGGGCGCTTTTCTCGCGACCGAAGCGGCGGGCTCCTTGACCGTCTATGCCGCCAAAGTCGCGGTCTTCAATCATTTCGGCGCGTTGCCTTTGCATGTGGTGATCGACGGCTTGATCACCGGCTCCGCGTTGATGATCGGCTCGTTTGCGGCGCGCTCCATCGTGATTCGCATGAGTCCCTCGACCTTCAAACTGGTCGTCGACGGCTTGATGCTGTCTTCGGGGCTTTCGCTATTGTGGGCAGCGGGGCGCTAA
- the glgX gene encoding glycogen debranching protein GlgX, with product MSHAMPDRLLPGSPYPLGASWDGLGVNFAVFSANAQKIELCLFDPTGRKEMRRFTLPECTDEVWHGYLPNAHPGTAYGFRAHGPYQPQHGHRFNPHKLLLDPYARKLVGQFRWSDALFGYRVHSNRADLSIDRRDSAPAMPKCVVIDEAFDWSHDKRPNVPWGETIVYETHVRGASMLRADLRQHERGTFAALASPEFIEHLLKLGVTAVELLPVHAFLNDRFLVERGLRNYWGYNTAAFFAPEPSYLSTHRLDEMRIAVRQLHAAGIEVILDVVYNHTCEGNEMGPTVSWRGLDNASYYRLIPGDERHHINDTGCGNTVNLPHPRVLQMVMDSLRYWSTAFNIDGFRFDLGVTLGREQHGFDPGSGFFDALRQDPILSQRKLISEPWDIGPGGYQLGNHPPGFSEWNDRFRDTVRRFWRGDAGLRPDLAARLTGSADLFNRRARKPWASVNFVTSHDGFTLADVTAYEQKHNEANREDNNDGHNENCSRNWGVEGASDDPAILATRKRVARSLIATLLMALGTPMVLAGDESLRTQNGNNNAYCQDNEMSWLDWERAESPDGQQMTAFVAHVIALRKQHPLLRETRFLVGDREVLPGLFDVGWFDEHGDPLTIEAWQDPEGRAFTLRRAGPGLNGETEVLLMMLNANEEILRFTPPAPHLEWHVLLDTAEPESALHRLAVPEVEVAAHSLVMLAAQPVGEADWQAGWKAGAQHGPRLLTALPPDPGAHPPSSDTSPTT from the coding sequence ATGTCGCATGCAATGCCCGACCGGCTTCTGCCCGGTTCGCCCTATCCGCTCGGCGCCAGCTGGGATGGCCTCGGCGTCAACTTCGCGGTGTTCTCGGCGAACGCGCAAAAAATCGAGCTTTGCCTGTTCGATCCCACCGGCCGCAAGGAAATGCGCCGTTTCACGCTACCCGAATGCACCGACGAAGTCTGGCACGGCTACCTGCCCAACGCGCATCCGGGCACCGCTTATGGATTTCGCGCACATGGTCCGTATCAGCCGCAGCATGGGCATCGCTTCAATCCGCACAAGCTGCTGCTCGATCCATACGCGCGCAAACTGGTCGGACAGTTTCGCTGGTCCGACGCGCTGTTCGGTTATCGCGTGCATTCGAATCGCGCGGACCTTTCCATCGACCGGCGCGATTCGGCGCCGGCCATGCCCAAGTGCGTGGTGATCGACGAGGCGTTCGACTGGTCGCACGATAAGCGCCCGAACGTGCCGTGGGGCGAAACCATTGTCTACGAGACGCATGTGCGCGGCGCCTCGATGCTGCGCGCCGATTTGCGTCAGCACGAACGCGGCACGTTCGCGGCGCTCGCTTCGCCGGAGTTCATCGAGCATCTGCTGAAACTCGGCGTGACCGCAGTGGAATTACTGCCCGTGCATGCCTTTCTCAACGATCGCTTTCTGGTGGAGCGCGGGCTGCGCAACTACTGGGGTTACAACACGGCGGCCTTTTTCGCACCGGAGCCGTCGTATCTCAGCACGCACCGGCTCGACGAAATGCGCATCGCCGTGCGTCAGTTGCACGCGGCCGGCATCGAAGTCATTCTCGACGTGGTCTACAACCACACCTGCGAAGGCAACGAGATGGGGCCGACGGTGTCGTGGCGCGGCCTCGACAACGCCAGCTATTACCGCTTGATCCCCGGCGACGAACGTCACCATATCAACGACACCGGCTGCGGCAACACCGTGAATCTGCCGCATCCGCGCGTGCTGCAAATGGTGATGGACTCGCTGCGCTATTGGTCGACGGCGTTCAATATCGACGGCTTCCGTTTCGATCTCGGCGTCACGCTCGGCCGCGAGCAGCACGGTTTCGATCCCGGCTCCGGCTTCTTCGACGCGTTGCGCCAGGACCCGATCCTGTCGCAACGCAAGCTGATTTCCGAGCCGTGGGATATCGGTCCTGGCGGTTATCAGCTAGGCAATCATCCGCCGGGCTTCAGCGAATGGAACGACCGTTTCCGCGACACCGTGCGACGCTTCTGGCGCGGCGACGCCGGCCTGCGGCCCGACCTTGCCGCGCGGTTGACCGGCTCGGCGGATCTCTTCAACCGGCGAGCGAGGAAACCGTGGGCATCGGTCAATTTTGTCACGTCGCACGACGGTTTTACGTTAGCCGATGTCACCGCCTACGAGCAGAAGCACAACGAAGCCAATCGCGAAGACAACAACGACGGCCATAACGAAAACTGCAGCCGCAATTGGGGTGTGGAAGGCGCGAGCGACGACCCCGCGATTCTCGCCACGCGCAAACGCGTGGCGCGCTCGCTGATCGCCACGCTGCTGATGGCGCTCGGCACGCCGATGGTGCTGGCCGGCGACGAATCGCTGCGCACGCAGAACGGCAACAACAACGCGTACTGCCAGGACAACGAAATGTCATGGCTCGACTGGGAACGCGCGGAATCGCCGGACGGCCAGCAGATGACCGCTTTCGTCGCGCATGTGATCGCGCTGCGCAAGCAACATCCGCTGCTGCGCGAAACGCGCTTTCTGGTCGGCGACCGCGAAGTGTTGCCCGGCCTGTTCGATGTCGGCTGGTTCGACGAACACGGCGATCCGCTCACTATCGAAGCCTGGCAAGACCCCGAAGGCCGCGCATTCACGCTGCGCCGCGCGGGTCCAGGCTTAAACGGCGAAACAGAAGTATTGTTGATGATGCTCAATGCCAACGAGGAAATACTGCGTTTTACACCGCCCGCACCGCACCTGGAATGGCATGTGCTGTTAGACACTGCTGAGCCGGAGAGCGCGCTGCATCGGCTGGCGGTTCCCGAGGTCGAAGTAGCCGCGCATAGCCTGGTGATGCTGGCCGCGCAACCGGTAGGCGAAGCGGACTGGCAGGCCGGCTGGAAGGCCGGCGCGCAGCATGGGCCGCGGCTGCTGACTGCGCTTCCGCCCGATCCGGGTGCGCATCCGCCCAGTAGCGATACGTCGCCGACCACTTAG
- the malQ gene encoding 4-alpha-glucanotransferase, which yields MTTRRPHDTILTLASRAGFEVEWQDAHRTTQHVPEKTLAALLERMGLPCGNATQIRQSAAVLEAELSGRKLPPLMTAEVGRGIALSVAAIKSGSHYRIELESGSIIDGRFTAPKGEEALLAPIDEPGYHTLVINDQRVTLAVAPPRCYTVADAWRTLHDDGGGSGSHTPAPPLWGVAAQLYGLRRIGDGGIGDYSALTQIALESAKRGAHALAVSPTHAMFSAEPARFSPYSPSSRLWLNVTHIDPAAVFGAEAAHAAIEAAQAGDAWSKLEGLPLIDWPNAVVLKLKVLRKLYEHFCTHERAQNSPRALEFHGFCERAGRALEDHARFEALQAAQLAQQGGNGHWRNWPEALRDPRSPEVEAFAEANRHEVDFHLFLQWLAAKGLSHAQHAARDAGMAVGLIADLAVGCDSAGSHAWSYRDDMLQGVSVGAPPDLFNQAGQAWGLTTFSPRAMRTQGFSAFIDMLRAAFAHAGGIRIDHILGLRRLWLVPEGESARNGAYLRYPLEDLLRLIALESWRYRAIVIGEDLGTVPPGFRERLEEHGIDGIRVLWFEAAPDGKGFKPPSAWDRNAVGTTTTHDLPTIAGWWRGSDITWRNKIGQTMARADGRDPEEAAQEERAKDRAELWRAFQQAGVAAPDVVAPPPGSAPVDEALAFVAATPGPLVTFPLEDLLAQVEQPNLPGSIDEHPNWRRRVSLPIDELFENDAFCDRLLAVDRARRAATASVPSSNASSEPDTP from the coding sequence GTGACTACCCGACGCCCTCACGACACGATCCTCACTCTTGCCTCGCGCGCCGGCTTCGAGGTGGAGTGGCAGGATGCGCACCGCACGACCCAACACGTGCCTGAGAAGACGCTGGCCGCGCTGCTCGAACGAATGGGTTTGCCATGTGGCAACGCCACGCAAATCCGCCAGAGCGCGGCCGTTCTGGAAGCCGAATTGTCGGGCCGCAAACTCCCGCCGCTGATGACCGCGGAAGTCGGCCGGGGCATTGCCTTGTCCGTCGCGGCGATCAAATCGGGCAGCCATTACCGGATCGAACTCGAAAGCGGCTCGATCATCGACGGCCGCTTCACCGCGCCCAAAGGCGAAGAGGCCTTGCTCGCACCGATCGACGAACCCGGCTATCACACGCTCGTGATCAACGACCAACGCGTGACGCTGGCCGTGGCGCCGCCGCGCTGCTATACGGTCGCCGACGCCTGGCGCACGCTGCACGACGACGGCGGCGGCAGTGGCAGCCACACGCCTGCGCCGCCGCTGTGGGGCGTCGCCGCGCAGTTGTATGGCTTGCGCCGTATCGGCGACGGCGGCATCGGCGACTATTCGGCGCTCACGCAAATCGCCCTCGAAAGCGCGAAGCGCGGCGCGCACGCGCTCGCCGTCAGCCCGACTCACGCGATGTTCAGCGCGGAGCCGGCACGCTTCAGCCCATATTCGCCGTCGTCGCGTTTGTGGTTGAACGTCACCCATATCGACCCCGCCGCCGTGTTCGGCGCGGAGGCGGCACACGCCGCCATCGAAGCCGCGCAAGCCGGCGACGCCTGGTCGAAACTCGAAGGCCTGCCGTTGATCGACTGGCCGAACGCGGTCGTGCTGAAGCTGAAAGTCTTGCGCAAGCTATACGAGCATTTCTGCACGCACGAACGCGCGCAGAATTCGCCGCGCGCGCTGGAATTTCACGGCTTCTGCGAACGCGCCGGACGCGCGCTCGAAGATCACGCGCGTTTCGAAGCGCTCCAGGCGGCGCAACTCGCGCAACAAGGCGGCAACGGACATTGGCGCAACTGGCCCGAAGCGTTACGCGATCCGCGCAGCCCGGAAGTCGAAGCCTTCGCCGAAGCCAATCGTCACGAGGTCGATTTCCATCTGTTTCTGCAATGGCTGGCCGCCAAGGGTTTGTCGCACGCGCAGCACGCGGCGCGCGATGCCGGCATGGCCGTCGGCCTGATCGCCGATCTCGCGGTGGGATGCGATAGCGCCGGCAGTCACGCCTGGTCGTATCGCGACGACATGCTGCAAGGCGTATCGGTCGGCGCGCCGCCGGACCTGTTCAACCAGGCCGGCCAGGCATGGGGACTCACCACCTTCTCGCCGCGCGCCATGCGCACGCAGGGCTTTTCCGCGTTCATCGACATGCTGCGCGCGGCGTTCGCCCATGCCGGCGGCATCCGCATCGATCACATTCTCGGCTTGCGGCGGCTGTGGCTCGTGCCCGAAGGCGAAAGCGCGCGTAACGGCGCGTATTTGCGCTACCCGCTCGAAGACCTGCTGCGTTTGATCGCGCTCGAATCGTGGCGGTATCGCGCGATTGTGATCGGCGAAGATCTCGGCACCGTGCCGCCTGGCTTTCGCGAGCGACTCGAGGAGCACGGCATCGACGGTATTCGCGTGCTGTGGTTCGAGGCCGCGCCCGACGGCAAAGGATTCAAGCCGCCTTCCGCCTGGGACCGCAATGCGGTCGGCACCACGACGACGCACGATCTGCCGACCATCGCCGGATGGTGGCGAGGCAGCGACATCACGTGGCGCAACAAGATCGGCCAGACGATGGCGCGCGCCGACGGCCGCGATCCCGAGGAAGCCGCCCAGGAAGAGCGCGCGAAAGATCGCGCCGAGTTGTGGCGAGCCTTCCAGCAAGCGGGCGTGGCCGCGCCCGACGTCGTTGCGCCGCCGCCCGGCAGTGCGCCCGTGGACGAAGCGCTCGCGTTCGTCGCCGCCACGCCCGGTCCGCTGGTGACGTTTCCGCTCGAGGATCTGCTCGCGCAAGTCGAACAGCCGAATCTGCCCGGCTCGATCGACGAGCATCCGAACTGGCGGCGCCGCGTGAGCTTGCCGATCGACGAACTGTTCGAGAACGACGCGTTCTGCGACCGTCTGCTCGCGGTCGATCGCGCGCGCCGCGCCGCGACCGCTTCAGTGCCTTCTTCCAACGCTTCTTCGGAGCCTGATACGCCATGA